One genomic region from Xylocopa sonorina isolate GNS202 chromosome 8, iyXylSono1_principal, whole genome shotgun sequence encodes:
- the LOC143425894 gene encoding sn-1-specific diacylglycerol lipase ABHD11 isoform X2 — MNEKYCKILLRNKSIRNMSGVCGCLIITRNIFYRCPRQDFVIASSFLSYLSSKQIHNNSDAMIPVKLAYVSYESMNGNKNAAKQPIIIMHGLFGSKTNWSSLSKTIHQQTEHARNHGDSPHSTDMTYSHMAQDIVQLMNDLGFEKSVLIGHSMGGSTMMYVALNNPELVEKLIIVDMSPVRTSPYLLELEKIFKAMRTINVDGSTTLTKARSMVKEQLATVVKSLSLRQFLAMNLVEADIGKYKWRVNLPVLEQNFVKQIAVFPNVKSKVYNGPTLFIGGANSDYLREEDHDKIKELFPSAHFTYINGANHWVHADKPIEFLKITVDFINQL, encoded by the exons ATGAATGaaaaatattgtaaaatattGCTGAGAAAtaaaagcataagaaatatgagTGGTGTGTGCGGTTGTTTAATAATAACGCGAAATATTTTTTACCGGTGCCCAAGACAAGATTTTGTTATCGCTTCGTCTTTTTTATCGTATTTATCTTCTAAacaaatacataacaattctgaTGC CATGATACCAGTAAAACTTGCATATGTTTCCTATGAATCGATGAATGGAAATAAAAATGCTGCCAAGCAACCTATTATAATAATGCATGGTCTGTTTGGTTCAAAAACTAATTGGAGCTCATTATCGAAAACAATTCATCAGCAAACAGAGC ATGCAAGAAATCATGGAGATTCTCCACATTCTACAGATATGACATACAGTCATATGGCACAGGATATAGTGCAACTTATGAACGATTTAGGATTTGAAAAATCTGTATTAATAGGACATAGTATGGGCGGTTCTACAATGATGTATGTAGCTTTGAATAATCCAGAATTAGTAGAGAAATTAATAATAGTTGATATGTCTCCGGTGAGAACTAGTCCTTACCTCTTGGAGTTGGAAAAAATATTCAAAGCAATGCGTACAATAAACGTAGATGGAAGCACAACATTGACTAAAGCACGTTCTATGGTAAAAGAACAACTTGCAACTGTTGTTAAATCTTTAAGTTTACGTCAG TTTTTAGCAATGAACTTAGTAGAAGCAGATATAGGGAAATATAAATGGCGTGTTAATCTACCTGTGCTGGAGCAAAATTTTGTGAAACAAATCGCTGTATTTCCAAATGTTAAATCAAAAGTGTATAATGGGCCAACATTGTTTATAGGCGGAGCTAACAGCGATTATTTAAGAGAAGAAGATCATGACAAAATTAAAGAATTGTTTCCTTCTGCTCATTTTACATATATAAATGGTGCAAATCATTGGGTACACGCAGATAAACCAATAGAGTTTTTAAAGATAACAGTTGATTTTATTAATCAActgtaa
- the LOC143425894 gene encoding sn-1-specific diacylglycerol lipase ABHD11 isoform X4 — MRTYCSMIPVKLAYVSYESMNGNKNAAKQPIIIMHGLFGSKTNWSSLSKTIHQQTERKVITVDARNHGDSPHSTDMTYSHMAQDIVQLMNDLGFEKSVLIGHSMGGSTMMYVALNNPELVEKLIIVDMSPVRTSPYLLELEKIFKAMRTINVDGSTTLTKARSMVKEQLATVVKSLSLRQFLAMNLVEADIGKYKWRVNLPVLEQNFVKQIAVFPNVKSKVYNGPTLFIGGANSDYLREEDHDKIKELFPSAHFTYINGANHWVHADKPIEFLKITVDFINQL, encoded by the exons aTGCGTACGTATTGCAG CATGATACCAGTAAAACTTGCATATGTTTCCTATGAATCGATGAATGGAAATAAAAATGCTGCCAAGCAACCTATTATAATAATGCATGGTCTGTTTGGTTCAAAAACTAATTGGAGCTCATTATCGAAAACAATTCATCAGCAAACAGAGCGTAAG GTAATAACTGTAGATGCAAGAAATCATGGAGATTCTCCACATTCTACAGATATGACATACAGTCATATGGCACAGGATATAGTGCAACTTATGAACGATTTAGGATTTGAAAAATCTGTATTAATAGGACATAGTATGGGCGGTTCTACAATGATGTATGTAGCTTTGAATAATCCAGAATTAGTAGAGAAATTAATAATAGTTGATATGTCTCCGGTGAGAACTAGTCCTTACCTCTTGGAGTTGGAAAAAATATTCAAAGCAATGCGTACAATAAACGTAGATGGAAGCACAACATTGACTAAAGCACGTTCTATGGTAAAAGAACAACTTGCAACTGTTGTTAAATCTTTAAGTTTACGTCAG TTTTTAGCAATGAACTTAGTAGAAGCAGATATAGGGAAATATAAATGGCGTGTTAATCTACCTGTGCTGGAGCAAAATTTTGTGAAACAAATCGCTGTATTTCCAAATGTTAAATCAAAAGTGTATAATGGGCCAACATTGTTTATAGGCGGAGCTAACAGCGATTATTTAAGAGAAGAAGATCATGACAAAATTAAAGAATTGTTTCCTTCTGCTCATTTTACATATATAAATGGTGCAAATCATTGGGTACACGCAGATAAACCAATAGAGTTTTTAAAGATAACAGTTGATTTTATTAATCAActgtaa
- the LOC143425894 gene encoding sn-1-specific diacylglycerol lipase ABHD11 isoform X3, producing the protein MNEKYCKILLRNKSIRNMSGVCGCLIITRNIFYRCPRQDFVIASSFLSYLSSKQIHNNSDAMIPVKLAYVSYESMNGNKNAAKQPIIIMHGLFGSKTNWSSLSKTIHQQTERKVITVDARNHGDSPHSTDMTYSHMAQDIVQLMNDLGFEKSVLIGHSMGGSTMIPYLLELEKIFKAMRTINVDGSTTLTKARSMVKEQLATVVKSLSLRQFLAMNLVEADIGKYKWRVNLPVLEQNFVKQIAVFPNVKSKVYNGPTLFIGGANSDYLREEDHDKIKELFPSAHFTYINGANHWVHADKPIEFLKITVDFINQL; encoded by the exons ATGAATGaaaaatattgtaaaatattGCTGAGAAAtaaaagcataagaaatatgagTGGTGTGTGCGGTTGTTTAATAATAACGCGAAATATTTTTTACCGGTGCCCAAGACAAGATTTTGTTATCGCTTCGTCTTTTTTATCGTATTTATCTTCTAAacaaatacataacaattctgaTGC CATGATACCAGTAAAACTTGCATATGTTTCCTATGAATCGATGAATGGAAATAAAAATGCTGCCAAGCAACCTATTATAATAATGCATGGTCTGTTTGGTTCAAAAACTAATTGGAGCTCATTATCGAAAACAATTCATCAGCAAACAGAGCGTAAG GTAATAACTGTAGATGCAAGAAATCATGGAGATTCTCCACATTCTACAGATATGACATACAGTCATATGGCACAGGATATAGTGCAACTTATGAACGATTTAGGATTTGAAAAATCTGTATTAATAGGACATAGTATGGGCGGTTCTACAATGAT TCCTTACCTCTTGGAGTTGGAAAAAATATTCAAAGCAATGCGTACAATAAACGTAGATGGAAGCACAACATTGACTAAAGCACGTTCTATGGTAAAAGAACAACTTGCAACTGTTGTTAAATCTTTAAGTTTACGTCAG TTTTTAGCAATGAACTTAGTAGAAGCAGATATAGGGAAATATAAATGGCGTGTTAATCTACCTGTGCTGGAGCAAAATTTTGTGAAACAAATCGCTGTATTTCCAAATGTTAAATCAAAAGTGTATAATGGGCCAACATTGTTTATAGGCGGAGCTAACAGCGATTATTTAAGAGAAGAAGATCATGACAAAATTAAAGAATTGTTTCCTTCTGCTCATTTTACATATATAAATGGTGCAAATCATTGGGTACACGCAGATAAACCAATAGAGTTTTTAAAGATAACAGTTGATTTTATTAATCAActgtaa
- the Psidin gene encoding phagocyte signaling impaired isoform X1 yields MDKVRSEIPCEDCTLQVMSICYRERHQPDKISEVYEAAAKVDPNNEELLTHLFMSYVRLGDYKKQQQTALALYKLKPKNPYYFWAVMSIVMQAIHSDEKLAKGVTLPLAERMVLKLIKEGKMEAEQEVQLYLMILELQGKSEEMLNVLSGPLASHLSSLLQRKAALLLKLERFREAANAYKALINENVDNWPYYQDYLLAALKFQKPEECLNFFNKIIVASGKKFRAPYLAKFELLKLTQNGEVIENVVEPIDLMYQYFSQFGEKSCVVGDLRIYLHLLTSTGKQQLLQKIEQDVGVKPDGFPTSLQQMQRHIHFEQLRRICGFHHSPNADINKQKQLVERLCELYKMGDELCPIQDRLPTDFCPADSYILLATHLLHELWCSTNDATYLYRAMALLERGLLSSLANFYIKILLVRIYLEAGLVGAADRVFTLLDVKHIQLDSLGYLHAPLLAPLGHISLATITLDHTTKFFIANYKDSADHLTFAYKYGSFVKIQEFVELKERLENSFHFVMTTIDKMLLELSWCNSSTSLISTLDSMDIQLNENSVRLNSLRDNRDLEVVPGWEPLTENGEDPRMQEETRVCMLKLLAVRDLILKILAACVASDSSSLLIRFSNELKQLDNEQIPLILEKFELEGKKNRSCKILVPMDAVERLREAHYSEQLKTIARLTESLARSRYPDFECVQMLRASPCLQIIDIPEKRIPVSFKHFLLRASTCSESLAIISAICTLCATQLQPTTSQKKNRKKCNKQITSISLNDNDHNWKEIAMLLEERIQNLDLVLTEFEKYELHTGLSNDENDVCSTIVKYGQDSLGQSCRSLKSRAQITLKLLNNLKS; encoded by the exons ATGGACAAAGTACGTTCAGAGATTCCATGCGAGGACTGTACTCTGCAGGTCATGAGTATATGTTACAGAGAAAGACATCAAC CTGACAAAATAAGCGAAGTATATGAAGCTGCAGCAAAAGTAGATCCTAACAATGAAGAATTATTGACGCATCTTTTTATGTCTTATGTTCGTCTTGGAGATTATAAGAAACAGCAACAAACAGCACTTGCTTTATATAAACTTAAACCAAAAAACCCCTATTATTTCTGGGCTGTGATGAGTATAGTTATGCAAGCTATACATTCAGATGAAAAATTAGCAAAGGGAGTTACTTTACCTCTAGCAGAAAGAATG gtattgaaattaattaaagaGGGAAAAATGGAAGCAGAACAAGAAGTGCAGCTTTACTTAATGATATTAGAACTTCAAGGTAAAAGCGAAGAGATGTTAAACGTTTTATCTGGACCTTTAGCTTCGCATCTGTCATCTCTTCTGCAACGTAAAGCAGCACTCTTATTAAAATTAGAACGTTTTCGCGAAGCAGCTAATGCATACAAGGCACTTATCAATGAAAA TGTTGACAATTGGCCGTATTATCAAGATTATCTTCTTGCTGCTCTTAAGTTTCAAAAACCAGAAGAATGTTTGAATTTCTTTAATAAGATTATCGTTGCATCAGGAAAAAAATTTAGAGCTCCTTATCTTGCAAAATTCGAATTATTAAAGCTTACGCAAAATGGAGAGGTCATTGAAAATGTTGTTGAACCAATAGATTTAATGTATCAATACTTCTcacagtttggagaaaaaagttgtgTTGTTGGAGATTTACGTATTTATTTGCATTTGTTAACATCTACGGGCAAGCAACAATTGCTTCAAAAA ATAGAACAAGATGTTGGTGTTAAACCAGATGGATTTCCTACTTCACTGCAACAAATGCAGAGACATATTCACTTCGAACAATTACGCCGTATTTGTGGTTTTCATCATTCTCCAAATGCTGATATAAATAAACAAAAACAATTAGTAGAACGATTATGTGAATTATATAAAATGGGTGATGAATTATGTCCAATCCAGGATAGATTACCAACAGATTTTTGCCCTGCGGATTCCTATATTCTTTTAGCAACACATTTACTACATGAACTATGGTGCAGCACAAATGATGCAACTTATCTTTATAG GGCAATGGCACTACTTGAACGTGGTTTATTATCAAGTCTTgcaaatttttatataaaaattttatTAGTACGTATATATTTGGAAGCAGGATTAGTAGGGGCAGCTGATCGTGTATTTACGTTACTGGACGTTAAACACATTCAATTAGATTCACTGGGTTATTTACACGCACCACTACTTGCTCCGCTTGGCCATATTTCATTAGCTACCATAACTTTAGATCATACCACTAAATTTTTTATTGCAAACTACAAAGAT AGTGCAGATCATTTAACGTTTGCTTATAAATATGGAAGTTTTGTAAAAATTCAAGAATTTGTGGAGTTAAAAGAACGTTTGGAAAACTCTTTTCATTTTGTTATGACTACTATAGATAAAATGCTTTTGGAATTAAGTTGGTGCAATAGTTCCACGTCATTGATTTCTACTTTAGATAGTATGGATATACAATTAAATGAGAATTCAGTTCGACTGAATTCTTTACGAGATAATCGTGATTTGGAG GTTGTTCCTGGTTGGGAGCCACTTACAGAAAACGGAGAGGATCCTAGAATGCAAGAAGAAACACGTGTATGCATGTTAAAACTTCTTGCAGTGAGAGATCTGATTTTAAAGATTTTAGCAGCATGTGTAGCATCTGATAGTTCTTCTCTTCTTATCCGATTTTCCAATGAATTAAAGCAGTTGGACAACGAACAGATTCCTTTGATTCTTGAAAAATTTGAATTGGAAGGAAAGAAAAATAGATCGTGTAAAATATTAGTTCCTATGGATGCAGTTGAAAGGTTACGCGAAGCTCATTACTCTGAGCAATTAAAAACAATCGCTCGACTCACAGAGTCACTTGCTCGATCGCGTTATCCTGATTTCGAATGTGTTCAAATGTTGCGAGCATCTCCATGCCTTCAGATAATAGATATCCCAGAAAAGAGAATTCCAGTGTCTTTCAAGCATTTTTTATTAAGAGCGTCTACATGTAGCGAGTCTCTTGCAATTATTAGTGCCATATGTACTCTGTGCGCAACACAGTTACAACCTACGACTTCGCaaaaaaagaacagaaagaAATGTAACAAACAAATAACATCTATCTCATTAAATGATAATGATCAT AATTGGAAAGAAATTGCAATGTTACTCGAAGAAAGGATTCAAAATTTAGATTTAGTACTAACAGAATTTGAAAAATATGAGTTACACACAGGACTCAGTAATGATGAAAACGATGTGTGTTCCACAATAGTCAAATATGGACAAGATAGTCTGGGACAAAGTTGCAGGTCACTGAAATCGCGAGCTCAAATTACCTTAAAACttctaaataatttaaaaagctGA
- the LOC143425894 gene encoding sn-1-specific diacylglycerol lipase ABHD11 isoform X1 has protein sequence MNEKYCKILLRNKSIRNMSGVCGCLIITRNIFYRCPRQDFVIASSFLSYLSSKQIHNNSDAMIPVKLAYVSYESMNGNKNAAKQPIIIMHGLFGSKTNWSSLSKTIHQQTERKVITVDARNHGDSPHSTDMTYSHMAQDIVQLMNDLGFEKSVLIGHSMGGSTMMYVALNNPELVEKLIIVDMSPVRTSPYLLELEKIFKAMRTINVDGSTTLTKARSMVKEQLATVVKSLSLRQFLAMNLVEADIGKYKWRVNLPVLEQNFVKQIAVFPNVKSKVYNGPTLFIGGANSDYLREEDHDKIKELFPSAHFTYINGANHWVHADKPIEFLKITVDFINQL, from the exons ATGAATGaaaaatattgtaaaatattGCTGAGAAAtaaaagcataagaaatatgagTGGTGTGTGCGGTTGTTTAATAATAACGCGAAATATTTTTTACCGGTGCCCAAGACAAGATTTTGTTATCGCTTCGTCTTTTTTATCGTATTTATCTTCTAAacaaatacataacaattctgaTGC CATGATACCAGTAAAACTTGCATATGTTTCCTATGAATCGATGAATGGAAATAAAAATGCTGCCAAGCAACCTATTATAATAATGCATGGTCTGTTTGGTTCAAAAACTAATTGGAGCTCATTATCGAAAACAATTCATCAGCAAACAGAGCGTAAG GTAATAACTGTAGATGCAAGAAATCATGGAGATTCTCCACATTCTACAGATATGACATACAGTCATATGGCACAGGATATAGTGCAACTTATGAACGATTTAGGATTTGAAAAATCTGTATTAATAGGACATAGTATGGGCGGTTCTACAATGATGTATGTAGCTTTGAATAATCCAGAATTAGTAGAGAAATTAATAATAGTTGATATGTCTCCGGTGAGAACTAGTCCTTACCTCTTGGAGTTGGAAAAAATATTCAAAGCAATGCGTACAATAAACGTAGATGGAAGCACAACATTGACTAAAGCACGTTCTATGGTAAAAGAACAACTTGCAACTGTTGTTAAATCTTTAAGTTTACGTCAG TTTTTAGCAATGAACTTAGTAGAAGCAGATATAGGGAAATATAAATGGCGTGTTAATCTACCTGTGCTGGAGCAAAATTTTGTGAAACAAATCGCTGTATTTCCAAATGTTAAATCAAAAGTGTATAATGGGCCAACATTGTTTATAGGCGGAGCTAACAGCGATTATTTAAGAGAAGAAGATCATGACAAAATTAAAGAATTGTTTCCTTCTGCTCATTTTACATATATAAATGGTGCAAATCATTGGGTACACGCAGATAAACCAATAGAGTTTTTAAAGATAACAGTTGATTTTATTAATCAActgtaa
- the Psidin gene encoding phagocyte signaling impaired isoform X2 — translation MEAEQEVQLYLMILELQGKSEEMLNVLSGPLASHLSSLLQRKAALLLKLERFREAANAYKALINENVDNWPYYQDYLLAALKFQKPEECLNFFNKIIVASGKKFRAPYLAKFELLKLTQNGEVIENVVEPIDLMYQYFSQFGEKSCVVGDLRIYLHLLTSTGKQQLLQKIEQDVGVKPDGFPTSLQQMQRHIHFEQLRRICGFHHSPNADINKQKQLVERLCELYKMGDELCPIQDRLPTDFCPADSYILLATHLLHELWCSTNDATYLYRAMALLERGLLSSLANFYIKILLVRIYLEAGLVGAADRVFTLLDVKHIQLDSLGYLHAPLLAPLGHISLATITLDHTTKFFIANYKDSADHLTFAYKYGSFVKIQEFVELKERLENSFHFVMTTIDKMLLELSWCNSSTSLISTLDSMDIQLNENSVRLNSLRDNRDLEVVPGWEPLTENGEDPRMQEETRVCMLKLLAVRDLILKILAACVASDSSSLLIRFSNELKQLDNEQIPLILEKFELEGKKNRSCKILVPMDAVERLREAHYSEQLKTIARLTESLARSRYPDFECVQMLRASPCLQIIDIPEKRIPVSFKHFLLRASTCSESLAIISAICTLCATQLQPTTSQKKNRKKCNKQITSISLNDNDHNWKEIAMLLEERIQNLDLVLTEFEKYELHTGLSNDENDVCSTIVKYGQDSLGQSCRSLKSRAQITLKLLNNLKS, via the exons ATGGAAGCAGAACAAGAAGTGCAGCTTTACTTAATGATATTAGAACTTCAAGGTAAAAGCGAAGAGATGTTAAACGTTTTATCTGGACCTTTAGCTTCGCATCTGTCATCTCTTCTGCAACGTAAAGCAGCACTCTTATTAAAATTAGAACGTTTTCGCGAAGCAGCTAATGCATACAAGGCACTTATCAATGAAAA TGTTGACAATTGGCCGTATTATCAAGATTATCTTCTTGCTGCTCTTAAGTTTCAAAAACCAGAAGAATGTTTGAATTTCTTTAATAAGATTATCGTTGCATCAGGAAAAAAATTTAGAGCTCCTTATCTTGCAAAATTCGAATTATTAAAGCTTACGCAAAATGGAGAGGTCATTGAAAATGTTGTTGAACCAATAGATTTAATGTATCAATACTTCTcacagtttggagaaaaaagttgtgTTGTTGGAGATTTACGTATTTATTTGCATTTGTTAACATCTACGGGCAAGCAACAATTGCTTCAAAAA ATAGAACAAGATGTTGGTGTTAAACCAGATGGATTTCCTACTTCACTGCAACAAATGCAGAGACATATTCACTTCGAACAATTACGCCGTATTTGTGGTTTTCATCATTCTCCAAATGCTGATATAAATAAACAAAAACAATTAGTAGAACGATTATGTGAATTATATAAAATGGGTGATGAATTATGTCCAATCCAGGATAGATTACCAACAGATTTTTGCCCTGCGGATTCCTATATTCTTTTAGCAACACATTTACTACATGAACTATGGTGCAGCACAAATGATGCAACTTATCTTTATAG GGCAATGGCACTACTTGAACGTGGTTTATTATCAAGTCTTgcaaatttttatataaaaattttatTAGTACGTATATATTTGGAAGCAGGATTAGTAGGGGCAGCTGATCGTGTATTTACGTTACTGGACGTTAAACACATTCAATTAGATTCACTGGGTTATTTACACGCACCACTACTTGCTCCGCTTGGCCATATTTCATTAGCTACCATAACTTTAGATCATACCACTAAATTTTTTATTGCAAACTACAAAGAT AGTGCAGATCATTTAACGTTTGCTTATAAATATGGAAGTTTTGTAAAAATTCAAGAATTTGTGGAGTTAAAAGAACGTTTGGAAAACTCTTTTCATTTTGTTATGACTACTATAGATAAAATGCTTTTGGAATTAAGTTGGTGCAATAGTTCCACGTCATTGATTTCTACTTTAGATAGTATGGATATACAATTAAATGAGAATTCAGTTCGACTGAATTCTTTACGAGATAATCGTGATTTGGAG GTTGTTCCTGGTTGGGAGCCACTTACAGAAAACGGAGAGGATCCTAGAATGCAAGAAGAAACACGTGTATGCATGTTAAAACTTCTTGCAGTGAGAGATCTGATTTTAAAGATTTTAGCAGCATGTGTAGCATCTGATAGTTCTTCTCTTCTTATCCGATTTTCCAATGAATTAAAGCAGTTGGACAACGAACAGATTCCTTTGATTCTTGAAAAATTTGAATTGGAAGGAAAGAAAAATAGATCGTGTAAAATATTAGTTCCTATGGATGCAGTTGAAAGGTTACGCGAAGCTCATTACTCTGAGCAATTAAAAACAATCGCTCGACTCACAGAGTCACTTGCTCGATCGCGTTATCCTGATTTCGAATGTGTTCAAATGTTGCGAGCATCTCCATGCCTTCAGATAATAGATATCCCAGAAAAGAGAATTCCAGTGTCTTTCAAGCATTTTTTATTAAGAGCGTCTACATGTAGCGAGTCTCTTGCAATTATTAGTGCCATATGTACTCTGTGCGCAACACAGTTACAACCTACGACTTCGCaaaaaaagaacagaaagaAATGTAACAAACAAATAACATCTATCTCATTAAATGATAATGATCAT AATTGGAAAGAAATTGCAATGTTACTCGAAGAAAGGATTCAAAATTTAGATTTAGTACTAACAGAATTTGAAAAATATGAGTTACACACAGGACTCAGTAATGATGAAAACGATGTGTGTTCCACAATAGTCAAATATGGACAAGATAGTCTGGGACAAAGTTGCAGGTCACTGAAATCGCGAGCTCAAATTACCTTAAAACttctaaataatttaaaaagctGA